A single region of the Thermoanaerobaculia bacterium genome encodes:
- the ffh gene encoding signal recognition particle protein, protein MFDQLTEKLQKVFRTLHGEGHLSEFQVDKGLKELRMVLLGADIHFSVVKDLMERIRLQAVGESVLKSLTPAQQIIKIVRDEMIQTLGEQAPLVLKGQPTVLLLAGLQGSGKTTTCAKLAFSLKRQGKRVFLVPADIRRPAAREQLITLARGIQVDVWDTRVDNVGELADRTLKHAKTMAYDVVIYDTAGRLHVDPEMMSELVDLVNRVHPHEVLYVADAMTGQDAVRSAGEFHRTVPLTGIILTKMDGDARGGAALSVRSVTGVPVKFMGVGEKPTDFETFDPIRLTGRILGMGDTLSLIERAESAIEEDEAEEMARRLKKQQFTLEDVKKQLKMIKKMGSLSDILGSLPVGGPFKALKNANLDDRAMVRVEAIIDSMTPLERERPDILNASRKRRIASGSGTTVQDINRLIKQYRQMKDMMRRFGKNLVF, encoded by the coding sequence ATGTTTGACCAGTTAACGGAAAAGTTGCAGAAAGTCTTTCGCACCCTGCACGGGGAAGGCCATCTCTCCGAATTCCAGGTGGATAAGGGGCTCAAAGAGCTCCGTATGGTCCTTCTGGGTGCAGATATCCATTTCTCCGTCGTGAAGGACCTCATGGAACGGATTCGCCTACAGGCCGTTGGGGAATCCGTTCTGAAAAGCCTCACCCCGGCCCAGCAGATCATCAAGATTGTCCGGGATGAGATGATCCAGACCCTGGGAGAGCAGGCTCCGCTTGTTCTCAAGGGACAGCCGACCGTCCTTCTCCTGGCAGGCCTTCAGGGATCGGGAAAAACGACAACCTGTGCCAAGCTTGCCTTTTCTTTGAAGCGTCAGGGGAAGCGGGTCTTCCTCGTTCCCGCAGACATTCGCCGTCCCGCCGCCAGGGAACAGTTGATTACGCTGGCCCGAGGGATTCAGGTGGATGTATGGGACACAAGGGTCGATAACGTCGGTGAGCTTGCGGATCGAACGCTGAAGCACGCAAAAACCATGGCCTATGATGTCGTCATTTACGATACCGCCGGGCGGCTCCATGTTGATCCTGAGATGATGTCCGAACTGGTGGATCTGGTGAACCGTGTTCACCCCCATGAAGTCCTCTATGTGGCCGACGCGATGACCGGGCAGGATGCCGTCCGGAGTGCGGGAGAATTCCATCGGACCGTCCCGCTCACAGGAATTATCCTTACCAAAATGGATGGAGACGCACGCGGGGGAGCGGCTCTCTCCGTGCGTTCCGTTACCGGTGTTCCTGTCAAGTTTATGGGAGTGGGTGAAAAACCCACGGATTTTGAAACTTTCGATCCGATACGGCTCACCGGTCGAATCCTCGGGATGGGGGATACCCTCTCTCTCATTGAAAGGGCTGAATCCGCCATTGAAGAGGATGAAGCCGAAGAGATGGCCCGACGGTTGAAAAAACAGCAGTTTACCCTGGAGGACGTGAAAAAGCAGTTGAAGATGATTAAAAAGATGGGTTCTCTTTCCGATATTCTTGGTTCCCTGCCTGTGGGCGGTCCCTTCAAGGCACTCAAGAATGCCAATCTGGACGACCGGGCCATGGTGAGGGTGGAAGCCATCATCGATTCGATGACCCCATTGGAGCGCGAGCGTCCCGACATTCTCAACGCATCCCGGAAGCGCCGCATTGCCTCCGGATCCGGAACCACCGTTCAGGATATCAATCGATTGATCAAGCAGTATCGCCAGATGAAAGATATGATGCGCAGGTTTGGCAAGAATCTCGTTTTCTGA
- the rpsP gene encoding 30S ribosomal protein S16 has product MVIIRLKRVGSKHRPCYRVVVTDSRNRKVGAYLNVVGTYDPGKNPPEVTLDMEKIAEWKSKGAMVSDTVASLIRRFGHEAAH; this is encoded by the coding sequence ATGGTTATTATTCGTCTGAAACGCGTGGGCTCCAAGCACCGGCCCTGCTACCGAGTGGTCGTGACCGATTCCCGCAATCGAAAAGTGGGTGCTTACCTCAATGTCGTTGGGACCTATGATCCGGGGAAGAATCCCCCCGAGGTTACACTGGACATGGAGAAAATCGCCGAGTGGAAATCCAAGGGTGCGATGGTCTCCGATACCGTCGCTTCCCTCATAAGGAGGTTTGGGCATGAGGCAGCTCATTGA
- a CDS encoding KH domain-containing protein — MRQLIEQIVKLLVDKPDDVEVNELEGEQTTVLELKVAKEDLGKVIGKQGRTARALRTILNAAGMKINKRYVLQIIE; from the coding sequence ATGAGGCAGCTCATTGAACAGATCGTAAAGCTTCTGGTTGACAAGCCTGATGATGTGGAAGTGAACGAGCTTGAAGGGGAGCAGACAACCGTGCTGGAATTGAAGGTTGCCAAAGAAGACCTGGGGAAGGTCATCGGAAAGCAGGGGCGCACGGCCCGAGCCCTGCGTACGATCCTGAATGCGGCCGGTATGAAGATTAACAAGAGATACGTTCTTCAAATCATTGAATAA
- the rimM gene encoding ribosome maturation factor RimM (Essential for efficient processing of 16S rRNA) has translation MNKPYLVGRILKPHGIRGEVRAEIITDFPERFQHLQTIMLAPPEGGAFVVRGIKNVRFHKTFVLLTLSEVEDRDTAEALRGWELYVPEEERWETGDDFFYYHELLDLSVILPGGEYVGKVTGFEQGTQIILQITREDGSEVLVPFVADFVEVHRNEKIIVHPIPGLLSRQETADEN, from the coding sequence TTGAATAAGCCGTACCTCGTAGGGAGAATCCTGAAACCCCACGGAATCCGCGGGGAGGTAAGGGCAGAGATTATCACGGATTTTCCTGAACGCTTTCAGCATCTCCAGACAATTATGCTTGCCCCGCCGGAAGGTGGGGCTTTTGTTGTCCGTGGGATAAAAAACGTCCGTTTCCACAAGACATTTGTTCTTCTCACACTCTCGGAGGTTGAGGACCGCGATACTGCCGAAGCTCTTCGTGGGTGGGAACTGTACGTTCCGGAAGAGGAACGATGGGAGACCGGCGATGATTTTTTCTACTACCATGAATTGCTCGATCTTTCCGTGATCCTCCCGGGCGGGGAATATGTAGGGAAGGTTACAGGATTTGAACAGGGTACACAGATCATCCTTCAGATCACCAGGGAGGATGGAAGTGAAGTTCTGGTTCCCTTCGTAGCAGACTTCGTTGAAGTGCACCGGAATGAAAAGATTATCGTCCATCCCATTCCGGGTCTTCTGAGCCGCCAGGAAACTGCCGATGAGAATTGA
- the trmD gene encoding tRNA (guanosine(37)-N1)-methyltransferase TrmD — protein MRIDVLTIFPGMFQPMDYSLAGKARERGLVDLHIHDLRDFADDRSRQVDDLPYGGGPGMVIAAPPVIRALEHVRNVGPRTNTPYVLLMTPQGTPLTQPILERLAQKDWLTFLCGRYEGIDERVVELGLVQEEISIGDYVLGGGELPAMVLLEGILRLIPDVVGNRDSIDEDSFTSGLLDCPHYTRPEEVMEIRVPEVLRSGDSAAIARWRRRQSVVRTLRRRPDLLLTARLTEEDREFLETLNEESPGL, from the coding sequence ATGAGAATTGATGTCCTGACGATCTTTCCAGGGATGTTTCAACCCATGGACTATTCTCTGGCAGGAAAAGCTCGGGAACGGGGTCTTGTCGACCTTCATATCCATGATCTCCGGGACTTTGCCGACGATCGTTCCAGGCAGGTGGACGATCTGCCTTACGGAGGTGGTCCGGGGATGGTCATTGCCGCCCCTCCGGTCATCCGTGCCCTGGAACATGTTCGAAATGTGGGACCCAGAACAAACACACCCTACGTCCTTCTCATGACGCCGCAGGGTACGCCCCTGACGCAACCCATTCTGGAGCGGCTGGCTCAAAAAGATTGGCTCACCTTCCTCTGCGGACGGTACGAAGGAATCGACGAGAGGGTCGTCGAGCTGGGCCTGGTTCAGGAGGAAATCTCTATTGGAGATTACGTTCTGGGTGGAGGAGAGCTTCCTGCCATGGTTCTCCTGGAGGGCATTCTTCGACTCATTCCCGATGTTGTCGGGAACCGCGATTCCATCGATGAAGATTCCTTCACTTCGGGACTCCTGGACTGTCCTCACTATACGCGGCCGGAAGAGGTCATGGAGATCCGGGTTCCCGAGGTTCTCCGTTCCGGAGATTCGGCAGCCATTGCGCGGTGGCGACGAAGGCAGTCTGTAGTAAGGACGCTGAGGCGAAGGCCCGACCTGCTTCTTACTGCCCGTCTGACTGAAGAAGATAGAGAATTTCTGGAAACCTTGAACGAAGAGAGCCCCGGGTTATAA
- a CDS encoding NAD(P)/FAD-dependent oxidoreductase, with protein sequence MATIAVIGGGVSGLICAGRLAGWDHDVTLFERGSSPGIRSVCGGAFATEILSKYEINAPHIPVSRAILETFTGEPLIEMEPVPLVLTRREILDQSLAAWAVSRGVSLRTSSTVTGCDETENRVHIRVRNAIHEAEYAVFADGPRTMAPGIGYQPGPATALALTWRVEAEDSAGDATFFVDPSILPSGYGWVFSLDHMVNAGIGCLYRHLPGIKLKEILNQYLLHRYKHCSIQSRRAGLIPTMMPSRLATNRIAVVGDAAGMVNPVTGGGIYFAARGAELLARAIHRSAQTGRPLVSTYYRNLRISPAFFALYLLQKAYTALSRIPSDRLLEHYFRLSALSVNKLLNRV encoded by the coding sequence ATGGCAACCATAGCGGTCATCGGAGGCGGCGTTTCCGGTCTGATCTGTGCGGGTCGTCTGGCGGGATGGGATCACGATGTTACTCTCTTTGAACGCGGATCATCTCCGGGTATCCGATCGGTCTGTGGCGGGGCCTTCGCGACGGAGATCCTCTCAAAATATGAAATCAATGCACCCCATATCCCCGTAAGCAGGGCCATTCTGGAGACATTTACGGGTGAACCCCTTATCGAGATGGAGCCGGTCCCTCTTGTGTTAACTCGTCGGGAAATTCTGGATCAATCTCTTGCGGCCTGGGCAGTATCAAGGGGTGTATCCTTACGAACCTCCTCCACGGTAACAGGATGTGATGAAACAGAGAATCGGGTCCACATCCGTGTAAGAAATGCAATTCATGAAGCAGAGTACGCTGTCTTTGCCGATGGGCCCCGGACCATGGCACCTGGAATCGGCTATCAACCCGGTCCCGCGACAGCCCTGGCCCTCACATGGAGGGTGGAAGCCGAAGATTCCGCAGGGGATGCGACTTTTTTTGTCGATCCCTCTATCCTTCCTTCGGGATACGGCTGGGTTTTCAGCCTGGATCACATGGTCAATGCGGGAATCGGCTGCCTGTATCGACATCTACCCGGGATAAAGCTGAAGGAAATCCTCAATCAATATCTTCTCCATCGATATAAACACTGTTCAATTCAGAGCCGCCGTGCTGGACTTATCCCTACCATGATGCCCTCCCGGTTGGCAACGAACCGGATTGCCGTGGTGGGAGACGCTGCCGGAATGGTAAACCCGGTGACAGGAGGCGGGATTTACTTTGCCGCCAGGGGTGCAGAACTTCTGGCAAGGGCGATTCATCGATCCGCCCAAACGGGCCGTCCCCTTGTTTCCACCTATTATCGAAACCTTCGCATCTCCCCGGCTTTTTTTGCTCTCTATCTTCTTCAGAAGGCCTATACCGCCCTCTCCCGCATTCCTTCCGACCGCTTGCTGGAACACTATTTCAGGCTCAGTGCGCTCTCAGTGAACAAACTTCTTAACCGAGTCTGA